A section of the Elizabethkingia anophelis R26 genome encodes:
- a CDS encoding MarR family transcriptional regulator, with protein sequence MNELKKYIEEILGVLLYPEPVNYNHLGQLPLYILQGYEFYQASLMNRDILLAHLKQDDEISILQLGKHLELLEKVTGMVVIFVIDNMQAFNRKRLIEKKINFIVPEKQLYIPEFFMDLRESFSRNKNPKEKLIPTAQFLVLYHILNHQNNVIENSSFKELAIKLGYTSMAISKAVDNLKSYQLIEVTGTKEKQIHFLHKRAELWHILERRKLFLNPVIKRVFVDDKPYQAMLKCNASALAEYTDMNPSRQEYYAIEKTAFYALQRNNELLGINEFDGKYSIEIWKYNPLQLIDGLNILNTAVDPLSLYLSMSDEQDERIQMALNQIIGKYIW encoded by the coding sequence ATGAATGAGTTAAAAAAATATATTGAGGAGATTCTGGGCGTTTTGTTATATCCAGAACCTGTTAATTATAATCATTTAGGACAATTACCGTTATACATACTTCAAGGATATGAGTTTTATCAGGCGAGCCTAATGAATAGAGATATCTTATTGGCCCATTTAAAACAAGACGATGAAATTAGTATTTTACAACTTGGAAAACATTTAGAACTTTTAGAGAAAGTAACCGGCATGGTTGTGATTTTTGTAATTGATAATATGCAGGCGTTTAACCGAAAAAGACTGATTGAAAAGAAAATCAATTTTATAGTTCCTGAAAAGCAGCTTTATATTCCAGAATTTTTTATGGATCTACGGGAAAGCTTTTCCAGAAATAAAAATCCAAAAGAAAAGTTAATTCCTACTGCACAATTTCTGGTTTTATATCACATTTTAAATCATCAAAATAACGTTATAGAGAATTCCTCATTTAAGGAATTAGCCATTAAGCTCGGATACACATCTATGGCTATTAGTAAAGCTGTAGACAATTTAAAAAGCTACCAATTAATTGAAGTAACTGGAACTAAGGAAAAGCAAATACACTTTTTACATAAACGTGCTGAGCTATGGCACATTTTAGAACGTCGTAAACTTTTTTTAAACCCTGTGATTAAACGTGTATTTGTAGACGATAAGCCTTATCAGGCAATGTTGAAATGCAATGCATCAGCATTAGCAGAATATACAGACATGAACCCAAGTAGACAAGAGTACTATGCTATTGAGAAGACAGCATTTTATGCTTTGCAACGAAATAATGAATTGCTCGGTATAAATGAATTTGATGGTAAATATTCTATTGAAATATGGAAGTATAATCCTTTGCAATTAATTGACGGCTTAAATATTCTAAATACGGCGGTAGATCCATTGTCTCTTTATTTAAGTATGTCCGATGAACAAGATGAACGTATACAAATGGCACTGAATCAAATTATAGGAAAATATATATGGTAA
- a CDS encoding FAD-dependent oxidoreductase — protein sequence MLLKDKKIAIIGAGPIGLTFAKLLQQKGADVNVYERDKDPQTRIWGGTLDIHKDSGQKTLKEAGLLDKYLALAIPMGATITDEKGNVLSVKQVTLDNQHDNPEINRNTLRTMLLNNLTENTVLWDQKCIDIEVSHDKWLLYFEKGTYALADFVIAANGGMSKIRKQVTDTLVEDTGTMIIQGDIPQPELNAAEFFRFCNGNRTMTSYQGHLLVVNPCNNNELSYGIILKKPDSQDTNTPNLQDTESIREFLLNKFTHWDGLYKRLLKSTLSFRCLPIRKFPLETSWKNNRPLPITLIGDAAHLMPPFAGQGVNTGLIDALVLSENLTNGKFETIQAAIDDYEKQMFNYAGKAQSESCQNEILMQQPDFSFQQLIL from the coding sequence ATGTTACTAAAAGATAAAAAAATAGCCATTATCGGAGCCGGTCCGATAGGACTAACCTTCGCAAAATTATTACAACAAAAAGGAGCTGATGTAAATGTTTATGAAAGGGATAAAGACCCTCAAACAAGGATTTGGGGAGGAACTCTCGATATTCATAAAGATTCAGGTCAAAAAACTCTTAAAGAAGCAGGATTATTAGATAAATACCTTGCTCTGGCAATACCAATGGGAGCAACAATTACCGATGAGAAAGGAAACGTCCTATCTGTAAAACAGGTCACATTGGACAATCAGCATGACAATCCCGAAATTAACCGAAATACACTAAGAACAATGCTCTTGAACAATCTAACAGAGAATACTGTTCTTTGGGATCAAAAATGTATTGATATTGAAGTAAGCCATGACAAGTGGTTATTATATTTTGAGAAAGGAACCTATGCCCTTGCTGATTTTGTAATTGCAGCAAATGGTGGTATGTCTAAAATAAGAAAACAGGTAACAGATACTCTTGTTGAAGATACCGGAACTATGATTATTCAAGGTGATATCCCACAACCCGAACTAAATGCTGCAGAGTTCTTCCGGTTTTGCAACGGAAACAGGACAATGACATCATATCAGGGGCATTTATTGGTTGTAAATCCCTGTAATAATAACGAACTATCTTATGGTATAATTTTAAAAAAACCGGATTCACAGGATACCAATACTCCAAATCTACAAGATACAGAAAGTATCCGCGAATTCCTTTTAAATAAATTTACGCACTGGGATGGACTTTATAAGCGACTATTAAAATCCACTCTCTCTTTCCGATGTCTACCTATAAGAAAATTCCCACTCGAAACATCATGGAAAAACAACCGTCCGCTACCAATTACCCTTATTGGAGATGCTGCGCATTTAATGCCTCCTTTTGCAGGTCAGGGAGTAAATACAGGGCTTATAGATGCTCTTGTATTATCTGAGAATCTGACGAACGGAAAGTTTGAAACTATACAAGCAGCAATTGACGACTATGAAAAGCAAATGTTCAACTATGCAGGAAAAGCACAATCAGAATCCTGCCAAAATGAAATATTAATGCAACAACCTGATTTCTCTTTTCAGCAATTGATCTTGTAA